A window of the Aquarana catesbeiana isolate 2022-GZ linkage group LG05, ASM4218655v1, whole genome shotgun sequence genome harbors these coding sequences:
- the AOC1 gene encoding LOW QUALITY PROTEIN: diamine oxidase [copper-containing] (The sequence of the model RefSeq protein was modified relative to this genomic sequence to represent the inferred CDS: deleted 1 base in 1 codon), whose product MGRYMASVFSDLTPDEMKSIKSFLMEQQQLNLVSSQNTYGKNTIFMMELNLPKKSKVLKFLDSNGKNKPLREAKVVIFFGNQPNPNITEFIVGPLPHPYYYRRIIPRGKKLISFESRPVINVEYEKIQKKLVEVTKEFNHILLEISGYSFYNCSKRCLAFTDIAPRGLRSGERRSWIILQRFVDGFFLHPIGFEILLNHRSLNPKEWTVEKLWYNGQYFDSVTELIQKYEKKELNIIPLTDFTEEDPYSTFMPRGDFKTNTNVHGPKICEPQGKRYKVLGNYVEYTGWSFAFRVRPSAGLQIFDIQYNDERVAYEVSIQEAIAFYSGVSPAAMQTKYIDSGWAMGTVHYELAKGIDCPEVATYLDLYNFYDTDEPMRYKNALCIFELPTGMPLRRHFDSTHDGGYNFYAGLENHVLVVRTTSTVYNYDYIWDFVFYQNGVIEVKVSATGYIHATFFTPDGLHYGSKVYSHVLGNLHTHLVNYKVDLDIAGAENSFETIDLKYENITNPWSPGDFIVQSRMDRQLRSSESAAAFRFGEQLPRYLMFMNPNKKNKWDHYRSYRIQYNSHAHSVLPRKWDAERGIAWSRYSLAVTRHKDWEQTSNSMYIQSDPWDPAINFENFIRNNEDIENKDLVAWVTVGFLHIPHSEDIPNTSTPGNSVGFFLRPFNFFDEDPSVASRSTVIIRPTDKTFSKVTIKRWTQDVVGQCVSEKPFQYNGTYFSD is encoded by the exons ATGGGTCGGTACATGGCCTCTGTATTCTCAGACTTGACTCCCGATGAGATGAAATCCATAAAAAGTTTTCTCATGGAGCAACAGCAACTCAATCTCGTTTCCAGCCAGAACACGTACggcaagaacacaatttttatgaTGGAGCTGAATTTGCCAAAAAAGAGTAAGGTTTTGAAATTCTTAGATAGTAATGGCAAAAATAAACCCCTACGAGAGGCCAAAGTTGTAATATTTTTTGGTAACCAACCCAACCCCAACATCACAGAATTCATTGTGGGTCCCCTTCCCCACCCGTATTATTACCGACGGATAATTCCCAGAGGAAAGAAGCTGATCAGTTTCGAGTCCCGGCCTGTGATCAACGTGGAATATGAGAAGATCCAGAAGAAGCTGGTGGAGGTCACCAAGGAATTTAACCACATTTTATTGGAGATTTCCGGTTATTCATTTTATAACTGCTCAAAGCGCTGCCTGGCGTTCACAGACATTGCTCCTCGTGGCTTGAGGTCTGGAGAGCGCAGGTCTTGGATAATCTTGCAGAGGTTTGTCGATGGCTTTTTCCTCCACCCTATAGGCTTTGAGATCCTTCTCAATCATCGTTCCCTCAACCCTAAGGAGTGGACGGTGGAGAAGCTCTGGTATAATGGACAATACTTTGATAGCGTCACGGAACTTatccaaaaatatgaaaaaaaggagCTGAACATTATACCTCTTACAGATTTTACTGAGGAAGATCCCTACTCAACCTTCATGCCCCGTGGGGATTTTAAGACCAACACCAACGTTCATGGACCTAAAATATGTGAACCTCAGGGCAAACGTTACAAAGTTTTGGGTAACTATGTTGAGTATACTGGATGGAGCTTTGCGTTCCGTGTGCGTCCATCTGCAGGTTTACAGATATTCGACATACAGTACAACGATGAACGTGTAGCATATGAGGTGAGCATACAGGAGGCCATCGCATTTTATAGTGGGGTCAGTCCAGCAGCCATGCAGACAAAATACATCGATTCTGGGTGGGCAATGGGAACGGTACACTATGAGTTGGCCAAGGGTATTGACTGCCCCGAAGTGGCCACTTACCTGGACTTGTACAACTTTTATGACACAGATGAGCCCATGCGTTATAAGAACGCCTTGTGCATCTTTGAACTGCCCACGGGGATGCCATTACGCCGCCACTTTGACAGCACCCACGACGGTGGCTACAACTTTTACGCCGGACTGGAGAACCACGTACTGGTGGTGAGGACAACATCCACAGTCTACAACTACGACTATATCTGGGACTTTGTCTTCTACCAGAACGGGGTGATAGAGGTTAAAGTCAGCGCCACGGGCTACATCCATGCCACGTTTTTCACA CCGGATGGCCTTCACTATGGAAGTAAAGTCTACAGCCACGTCCTGGGGAACCTGCACACTCACCTGGTGAACTATAAGGTTGACCTGGACATTGCAG GTGCTGAAAACAGTTTTGAAACGATCGATCTGAAATACGAAAACATTACCAACCCCTGGAGCCCTGGCGACTTCATCGTCCAATCCCGGATGGACAGACAACTGCGGTCCAGCGAGAGTGCAGCCGCCTTCAGATTTGGGGAGCAGCTGCCTCGGTACCTGATGTTCATGAACCCCaacaagaagaacaagtgggaCCATTACAGGAGCTACCGGATCCAGTACAATTCCCACGCCCACAGCGTGCTGCCCCGAAAGTGGGACGCAGAGAGAGGGATCGCCTGGTCCAG GTACAGCCTGGCGGTGACGCGGCACAAGGACTGGGAGCAGACCAGTAACAGTATGTATATCCAGTCTGATCCCTGGGACCCCGCCATCAACTTTGAGAACTTCATCCGCAACAACGAGGACATTGAGAACAAA GACCTGGTGGCCTGGGTGACTGTTGGCTTCCTCCACATCCCCCACTCTGAGGACATCCCCAACACTTCCACCCCAGGGAACTCAGTGGGATTCTTCCTCCGACCCTTCAACTTCTTCGATGAAGATCCGTCAGTGGCCTCCAGGTCCACGGTCATCATCAGACCAACAGACAAGACCTTCAGTAAAGTGACCATCAAACGCTGGACTCAGGATGTTGTTGGCCAATGTGTGTCTGAGAAACCCTTCCAGTATAACGGCACTTACTTCTCCGACTGA